Proteins co-encoded in one Ruegeria pomeroyi DSS-3 genomic window:
- the rdgB gene encoding RdgB/HAM1 family non-canonical purine NTP pyrophosphatase: MTRAFDGDTLLIATHNKGKLEEMAHLLQPFGVKVVGAAEMNLPEPEETEDTFVGNARIKAHAAARATGLPALSDDSGITIDALDGAPGVYTADWAETGNGRDFLMAMTRAHDALEAKSAPHPRLAQFRCTLVLAWPDGHDEVFEGVAPGHLVWPIRGAAGFGYDPMFVPEGYDVTFAEMDRWEKNKISHRARAVEKFVKGCFGG; encoded by the coding sequence ATGACACGGGCGTTCGACGGCGACACACTGCTGATCGCGACCCACAACAAGGGCAAGCTGGAAGAGATGGCACATCTCCTCCAGCCCTTTGGGGTCAAGGTTGTTGGCGCCGCCGAAATGAACCTGCCCGAACCGGAAGAGACCGAAGACACCTTTGTCGGCAATGCCCGGATCAAGGCGCACGCCGCGGCCCGGGCCACCGGCCTGCCCGCCCTGTCCGATGACAGCGGCATCACCATCGACGCGCTGGATGGCGCGCCGGGCGTCTATACCGCCGACTGGGCCGAGACCGGCAATGGGCGCGATTTCCTGATGGCGATGACCCGCGCCCATGACGCGCTGGAAGCCAAAAGCGCCCCGCATCCCCGGCTGGCGCAATTCCGCTGCACGCTGGTTCTGGCCTGGCCCGATGGCCATGACGAGGTGTTCGAAGGCGTCGCCCCCGGCCATCTGGTCTGGCCCATTCGTGGCGCCGCAGGCTTCGGTTATGATCCGATGTTCGTGCCCGAAGGGTATGACGTGACCTTTGCGGAAATGGATCGCTGGGAAAAGAACAAGATCAGCCACCGCGCACGGGCGGTGGAGAAATTCGTGAAGGGCTGTTTTGGCGGATGA